In Solidesulfovibrio carbinoliphilus subsp. oakridgensis, the sequence CAAGCACATCGCCGCCGACGGCCGGACCCTCGGCGCGCAAAACGCCCTGCCCGGCCGCATCATCGACGTGCTGCCGCCCGGGGAGTCCGACACGGACAAGGATGTCTCATGACCGACGACCAGAGAACGGCCGCCCTTTGGGAGCAGGCCAAAAACGCCTTGTTGCGGCGGGTGGCCCGCACCGACGACGCCGGCCGGGCCGAGGCCCTGGCCGCCTTTGTCGGCATGGCCCGGCCGGATCTCGGGGCCGAGGCGGTCCGGGTGGTGGCCGAGACCACGCCGCGCCTTTTGCCGTCGCTGACGGAAAAGTGGATTGGCCTGTTCGTGGACAGGCTTTTCGAGACCGTGCCGCTGCCCCAGATCGAGATGCTTTGCGACGGCACCGAGGAGAACGAGGCCGCCCTGGCGCTGGCCTACGTGATGTTTCTCGAATCCGAGCGCATGGAAAAGCAGATGGCCGAGGATCTGGCTGCCGTGAACCTGCCGGCCGGCGAGGGCGGCGGCGACCTGGCCGCCGATGTCTGCCGCCGCCTGGCCATGGTCGAGGAAAAACGCCGCCAGGACAGCTGGCAAAAGGCCGAGGCCTACAAGGCCGCCCGGGGCAAGGCCAACTGAGCCGCGTCCTCTGACCGGCCCCGGCCGGGACGCCTGTCCCGGCCGGAGTCGGTTTCCCAAAGGCCCTTTACAGGGGCGGCCTCCCCCGCTACCGTCTCTTCACCCCCTTCGCCCGGATGACCAGACCGTCGTCCGGCCTTTCCGCTTTGTCCCGCTCCGAATCCTTCCGCCCGTTTGCGCGAAACACCGACTTTGCGAGGTGCTTCATGGCAGACCGTATCCTGCGGTTTTTAAACGACGAATCCGGGGCCACCAGCTCGGAATACGCCATCCTGGCCAGCCTCGTCGCCGGCGTGGCCGTGGCCGTGGTGA encodes:
- a CDS encoding Flp family type IVb pilin; the protein is MADRILRFLNDESGATSSEYAILASLVAGVAVAVVTGFGLSVRALFQKAQDAFPGGGG